A single genomic interval of Lathyrus oleraceus cultivar Zhongwan6 chromosome 7, CAAS_Psat_ZW6_1.0, whole genome shotgun sequence harbors:
- the LOC127107431 gene encoding uncharacterized protein LOC127107431 → MSAEQVLMLLDSFWFETTILTNKRSSNCQTKLEQTLPQEDTKFLVPTTNLDVRFYGEQNLSFTGSVFSDSPSPNSVLTSSKLRTIPSEREIIEFSNGTSTKKKDINKKKQSNSHNQRRKRSKSRSLSELEFQEVKGFMDLGFVFSEEDKDSKLASLIPGLQRLGKEDDEQKKIDESDVSDEKPYLSEAWDLVDLRGRRNPLVNWRVPEKGSEIDMKHNLKFWAHTVASIVG, encoded by the coding sequence ATGTCTGCAGAACAAGTTCTAATGTTGTTAGATTCTTTCTGGTTTGAAACTACAATTCTCACCAACAAAAGATCTTCAAATTGTCAGACAAAACTAGAACAAACTCTTCCTCAAGAAGACACAAAGTTCTTAGTTCCAACTACAAATCTAGATGTTAGGTTCTACGGTGAACAAAATTTGAGTTTCACAGGCTCAGTTTTCTCCGACTCTCCATCACCAAATTCTGTCCTCACTTCATCTAAGCTTCGAACAATCCCTTCTGAGAGAGAAATCATAGAATTCTCAAACGGGACAAGCACCAAAAAGAAAGATATAAACAAGAAAAAACAGAGCAACAGTCACAATCAGAGAAGAAAGAGAAGTAAAAGTAGGAGTTTATCAGAGCTTGAGTTTCAAGAAGTAAAAGGATTTATGGATTTGGGTTTTGTGTTTTCTGAGGAAGACAAAGATTCAAAACTGGCCTCATTGATACCTGGTTTACAAAGACTAGGAAAAGAAGATGATGAACAGAAGAAGATCGATGAAAGTGATGTATCTGATGAGAAGCCTTATTTATCTGAGGCATGGGATTTGGTAGACCTAAGGGGGAGAAGAAATCCATTGGTGAATTGGAGGGTACCAGAAAAGGGTAGTGAAATTGATATGAAACATAATCTGAAATTCTGGGCTCATACTGTTGCATCCATTGTTGGTTAG